The Bacteroidota bacterium genomic sequence CTGATGTAATACATTCTTTATGCGAAAAATTAATTAATCGGCACCCACATATATATGGAAATGTGCAAGCTGATGATGCAGAACAAGTGAAACAAAACTGGGAACAAATTAAATTAAAAGAAGGAAATAAATCTGTATTGGGCGGTGTTCCAAATTCGTTGCCATCCTTGGTAAAAGCTTATCGCATGCAAGAGAAAGCTGCTAGTGTGGGTTTTGATTGGGATACCAAAGAACAAGTATGGGCCAAGGTGGATGAAGAATTAATTGAGTTGAAACACGAACTCGATAATGATAGTGCGATGGAAAAAAAAGAAGATGAGTTTGGCGATTTATTATTTGCATTAATTAATTATGGCCGTCACGCTGGCATCAATGCCGATAATGCTTTGGAGCGTACCAATCAAAAATTCAAAACACGATTTCATTATATAGAAGATCGAGCCAAAGCA encodes the following:
- the mazG gene encoding nucleoside triphosphate pyrophosphohydrolase encodes the protein MNSIEQKLEAFKRILIIMDELREQCPWDKEQTFESLRTNTIEETYELCDAIMAGDMKEMKKELGDLLLHIVFYSRIASETKEFDIADVIHSLCEKLINRHPHIYGNVQADDAEQVKQNWEQIKLKEGNKSVLGGVPNSLPSLVKAYRMQEKAASVGFDWDTKEQVWAKVDEELIELKHELDNDSAMEKKEDEFGDLLFALINYGRHAGINADNALERTNQKFKTRFHYIEDRAKAENINLNDAGLELMDSWWNEAKGRI